Proteins encoded by one window of Portunus trituberculatus isolate SZX2019 chromosome 27, ASM1759143v1, whole genome shotgun sequence:
- the LOC123509584 gene encoding proton-coupled folate transporter-like isoform X2, translating to MALQCYKMTVEPVLFLYMLGMFMLLPALQDLIYNKVCLETFSKDVCDNLYSSKNSEALDVVQNNSSHWVLGSTLALALTSIITAQFLGSWSDTYGRKIPMLLPPLGGVFASFVYIVLSVEMTEAPVSLILLASVISGLGGGFTSCIMTCMSYVAQVSDTQARTVHVGILESMIYVGGTLGPLLGGWMQQTWGRSTTFTVIMAVHATIIVYIVMFVRNILPRHPPEASWVKSGCSFHHLRRSVATVLKQRQEKRRTCLLWLLAAASLVMFCTAGEIDISYLYVKDKPIKWPFVKYTWYFSLKYGLGALALAVVLPLCARGPDMLLVVAGLISKIVGLIILALAWNDATVFSSAAVAILSSWPVSIMRSAMSKLVEPNEQGKLFAFVALLENSCTLLASGVFNSLYPATRHFLHGFSFLMAAVLLLIVVLIVSVLHNSLLRINTIEFEELSEERVRGVEEDEEEGEIQRATHPEPIPTQEEEEEAVLTEGTVEQGVDGIREQSFEGKCLGFVETNNGRM from the exons ATGGCTCTGCAGTGCTACAAGATGACAGTGGAGCCTGTGCTGTTCCTCTATATGCTTGGCATGTTCATGCTGTTGCCAGCACTACAAGACCTCATATACAACAAG GTATGCCTGGAAACGTTCAGCAAGGACGTATGTGATAACCTCTACTCCAGCAAAAACAGTGAAGCCCTGGATGTTGTGCAGAACAATTCATCCCACTGGGTGCTGGGATCCACCCTTGCTCTTGCTCTGACCTCCATCATCACTGCACAGTTCCTTGGATCTTGGAGTGACACCTATGGTCGTAAAATtcccatgcttcttcctcccttaG GTGGAGTGTTTGCCAGCTTTGTGTATATTGTGCTGAGTGTGGAGATGACTGAGGCACCAGTGTCTCTTATCCTGCTGGCATCAGTCATTTCTGGCCTAGGTGGTGGCTTCACATCATGCATCATGACCTGTATGAGCTATGTTGCACAA GTGAGCGACACCCAGGCGAGGACTGTACACGTGGGTATCCTGGAGAGCATGATATATGTTGGGGGTACTCTGGGCCCATTGCTGGGTGGGTGGATGCAGCAGACCTGGGGCAG GTCGACCACTTTCACTGTCATCATGGCCGTTCACGCAACAATAATTGTCTACATTGTCATGTTTGTTCGTAATATTCTTCCtag ACATCCTCCAGAGGCATCATGGGTGAAGAGTGGCTGCTCATTCCACCACCTTAGGCGTTCTGTTGCCACAGTTCTCAAACAGCGACAGGAGAAGCGCCGTACGTGTCTGTTGTGGCTGTTGGCAGCAGCATCACTCGTCATGTTCTGTACCGCAG GAGAGATAGACATATCCTATCTGTACGTCAAAGATAAGCCCATCAAGTGGCCCTTTGTGAAGTATACGTGGTACTTCTCCTTAAAATATGGGCTGGGAGCACTGGCCCTGGCAGTGGTACTACCTCTGTGTGCCCGGGGACCAGAcatgctgttggtggtggctgGATTAATTAGCAAGATTGTGGGCCTGATTATCTTGGCACTGGCCTGGAATGATGCCACAGTATTCAGCA GTGCTGCAGTGGCTATACTGAGTAGTTGGCCAGTGTCCATCATGCGATCTGCCATGTCTAAGTTGGTGGAGCCCAATGAGCAAG GTAAATTATTTGCCTTTGTGGCACTGCTTGAGAACAGCTGTACCCTGCTGGCCTCAGGAGTGTTCAACAGTCTGTACCCAGCCACCCGACACTTTCTTCATGGCTTCTCCTTCTTAATGGCTGCAGTGCTGCTCCTCATTGTTGTGCTCATTGTCAG TGTGCTGCATAACTCACTGCTTCGCATCAACACAATTGAATTTGAGGAGCTATctgaagaaagagtgagaggagtagaggaagatgaagaggaaggagaaattcaGAGAGCAACACATCCAGAACCCATCCCAactcaagaagaggaggaagaagccgTGTTAACGGAAGGTACCGTAGAGCAGGGAGTAGATGGGATCAGAGAACAAAGCTTTGAGGGAAAATGTCTTGGCTTCGTTGAAACTAACAATGGCAGAATGTAG
- the LOC123509584 gene encoding proton-coupled folate transporter-like isoform X1 has product MRRKHIANPNGGPIVVTRTLANTCVTYRRHSQHQSSSMALQCYKMTVEPVLFLYMLGMFMLLPALQDLIYNKVCLETFSKDVCDNLYSSKNSEALDVVQNNSSHWVLGSTLALALTSIITAQFLGSWSDTYGRKIPMLLPPLGGVFASFVYIVLSVEMTEAPVSLILLASVISGLGGGFTSCIMTCMSYVAQVSDTQARTVHVGILESMIYVGGTLGPLLGGWMQQTWGRSTTFTVIMAVHATIIVYIVMFVRNILPRHPPEASWVKSGCSFHHLRRSVATVLKQRQEKRRTCLLWLLAAASLVMFCTAGEIDISYLYVKDKPIKWPFVKYTWYFSLKYGLGALALAVVLPLCARGPDMLLVVAGLISKIVGLIILALAWNDATVFSSAAVAILSSWPVSIMRSAMSKLVEPNEQGKLFAFVALLENSCTLLASGVFNSLYPATRHFLHGFSFLMAAVLLLIVVLIVSVLHNSLLRINTIEFEELSEERVRGVEEDEEEGEIQRATHPEPIPTQEEEEEAVLTEGTVEQGVDGIREQSFEGKCLGFVETNNGRM; this is encoded by the exons ATGAGACGCAAAC ATATTGCAAACCCTAATGGTGGGCCTATAGTGGTGACGAGGACTCTGGCGAATACATGTGTTACATACAGACGTCACTCACAGCATCAGTCATCCAGCATGGCTCTGCAGTGCTACAAGATGACAGTGGAGCCTGTGCTGTTCCTCTATATGCTTGGCATGTTCATGCTGTTGCCAGCACTACAAGACCTCATATACAACAAG GTATGCCTGGAAACGTTCAGCAAGGACGTATGTGATAACCTCTACTCCAGCAAAAACAGTGAAGCCCTGGATGTTGTGCAGAACAATTCATCCCACTGGGTGCTGGGATCCACCCTTGCTCTTGCTCTGACCTCCATCATCACTGCACAGTTCCTTGGATCTTGGAGTGACACCTATGGTCGTAAAATtcccatgcttcttcctcccttaG GTGGAGTGTTTGCCAGCTTTGTGTATATTGTGCTGAGTGTGGAGATGACTGAGGCACCAGTGTCTCTTATCCTGCTGGCATCAGTCATTTCTGGCCTAGGTGGTGGCTTCACATCATGCATCATGACCTGTATGAGCTATGTTGCACAA GTGAGCGACACCCAGGCGAGGACTGTACACGTGGGTATCCTGGAGAGCATGATATATGTTGGGGGTACTCTGGGCCCATTGCTGGGTGGGTGGATGCAGCAGACCTGGGGCAG GTCGACCACTTTCACTGTCATCATGGCCGTTCACGCAACAATAATTGTCTACATTGTCATGTTTGTTCGTAATATTCTTCCtag ACATCCTCCAGAGGCATCATGGGTGAAGAGTGGCTGCTCATTCCACCACCTTAGGCGTTCTGTTGCCACAGTTCTCAAACAGCGACAGGAGAAGCGCCGTACGTGTCTGTTGTGGCTGTTGGCAGCAGCATCACTCGTCATGTTCTGTACCGCAG GAGAGATAGACATATCCTATCTGTACGTCAAAGATAAGCCCATCAAGTGGCCCTTTGTGAAGTATACGTGGTACTTCTCCTTAAAATATGGGCTGGGAGCACTGGCCCTGGCAGTGGTACTACCTCTGTGTGCCCGGGGACCAGAcatgctgttggtggtggctgGATTAATTAGCAAGATTGTGGGCCTGATTATCTTGGCACTGGCCTGGAATGATGCCACAGTATTCAGCA GTGCTGCAGTGGCTATACTGAGTAGTTGGCCAGTGTCCATCATGCGATCTGCCATGTCTAAGTTGGTGGAGCCCAATGAGCAAG GTAAATTATTTGCCTTTGTGGCACTGCTTGAGAACAGCTGTACCCTGCTGGCCTCAGGAGTGTTCAACAGTCTGTACCCAGCCACCCGACACTTTCTTCATGGCTTCTCCTTCTTAATGGCTGCAGTGCTGCTCCTCATTGTTGTGCTCATTGTCAG TGTGCTGCATAACTCACTGCTTCGCATCAACACAATTGAATTTGAGGAGCTATctgaagaaagagtgagaggagtagaggaagatgaagaggaaggagaaattcaGAGAGCAACACATCCAGAACCCATCCCAactcaagaagaggaggaagaagccgTGTTAACGGAAGGTACCGTAGAGCAGGGAGTAGATGGGATCAGAGAACAAAGCTTTGAGGGAAAATGTCTTGGCTTCGTTGAAACTAACAATGGCAGAATGTAG